In Halarcobacter bivalviorum, a genomic segment contains:
- a CDS encoding cation:proton antiporter: MLGIIVWTLFIAIVVNLILKRFHLPTIIGYILTGTIIAYAFNLHAAVNNHDLKEIAEFGVVFLMFTIGLEFSLEHLKRMRKEVFFTGTLQIVVTTAFVITICMFIFSFDFRTSLIIGAALSLSSTAIVLKTYNENNEIKKRHGQRVLGILIMQDIAVIPILLMISLFAADDDKSITSLVFETTVAAGILLALLYIVGKYLLEPFFEHVSKSKSDELFVGSVLLVAIGASYLAHYFGFTYSLGAFVAGMMISETKFKHQVEADLTPFRNLLLGVFFITVGMQINFKVIADNIVIILILLPVLVSLKYLIIYLLVRLDDTKRVAFKTAISLVQIGEFSLAILELARSRSLIDPTYSQILIVTIVISMILTPIILKNMSSLAAKLLTEDTLKLPETYNIDKDTKGHIVVLGFGHLGQEIAHNLREDGHNYVIIEHNLKYFEIGYKDNEPIIFGNAAHKHILESVNIKDACAVIVAIDNPEKLHLICEVIDDLTHNTKTIVKVTRFSEKQELESLHLEHIIVEDDVVARALVNETKICKVDFIKEQKED; encoded by the coding sequence ATGTTAGGAATTATCGTTTGGACACTATTCATAGCAATAGTAGTTAATCTTATCTTAAAAAGATTTCATTTACCAACAATTATTGGGTACATTTTAACAGGTACAATTATTGCTTATGCTTTTAATTTACACGCGGCTGTAAATAATCATGATTTAAAAGAGATTGCAGAGTTTGGTGTAGTATTCTTAATGTTTACCATAGGTTTAGAGTTCTCATTAGAGCATTTAAAACGAATGAGAAAAGAGGTGTTTTTTACAGGAACACTTCAAATTGTAGTAACTACAGCTTTTGTAATTACTATTTGTATGTTTATTTTTAGTTTTGATTTTAGAACTTCTCTTATTATTGGAGCTGCTTTATCTTTATCATCAACAGCCATTGTTTTAAAAACATATAATGAAAATAATGAGATTAAAAAAAGACATGGACAAAGAGTTCTTGGAATTTTAATTATGCAAGATATTGCTGTAATTCCAATCTTACTTATGATTTCACTATTTGCAGCAGATGATGATAAAAGTATAACTTCACTAGTTTTTGAAACAACAGTTGCTGCTGGTATTTTACTTGCACTTTTATATATTGTAGGAAAATACTTATTAGAACCATTTTTTGAACATGTTTCAAAATCAAAATCTGATGAACTATTTGTTGGGTCTGTTTTATTAGTTGCAATTGGAGCTTCATATTTAGCTCACTATTTTGGATTTACTTACTCTCTTGGAGCTTTTGTTGCTGGTATGATGATTAGTGAAACAAAATTTAAACATCAAGTAGAAGCTGACCTTACACCATTTAGAAATCTTTTATTAGGAGTTTTCTTTATTACAGTAGGGATGCAGATTAACTTCAAAGTTATTGCAGATAATATAGTAATTATTTTAATCTTATTACCAGTTTTAGTATCTTTAAAATATTTAATCATCTATTTACTTGTAAGACTTGATGATACAAAAAGAGTTGCTTTTAAAACAGCAATTTCTTTAGTCCAAATTGGAGAGTTTTCACTGGCTATTTTAGAGCTTGCAAGAAGTAGAAGTTTAATTGATCCAACTTATTCTCAGATACTTATTGTAACTATTGTTATTTCAATGATTTTAACACCAATTATTTTAAAAAATATGTCTTCATTAGCAGCTAAACTTCTAACAGAAGATACTCTTAAATTACCAGAAACATATAATATTGACAAAGATACAAAAGGTCATATCGTTGTTTTAGGTTTTGGACATTTAGGTCAAGAGATTGCTCATAACTTAAGAGAAGATGGACATAATTATGTAATTATTGAACACAACTTAAAATATTTTGAGATAGGATATAAAGATAATGAGCCTATCATCTTTGGAAATGCAGCTCATAAACATATTTTAGAATCTGTAAATATTAAAGATGCTTGTGCAGTTATAGTAGCTATTGATAACCCTGAAAAACTTCATTTAATTTGTGAGGTTATTGATGATTTAACTCATAATACAAAAACTATTGTAAAAGTAACTAGATTTAGTGAAAAACAAGAGTTAGAGTCTTTACACTTAGAGCATATCATTGTTGAAGATGATGTAGTTGCTAGAGCTCTTGTTAATGAAACAAAAATTTGTAAAGTTGATTTTATAAAAGAGCAAAAAGAGGATTAA
- a CDS encoding DEAD/DEAH box helicase, which produces MNHKKIEERLKELYEQKIAIEEEIKTLETIVQQNRNKNLTKDEKIELFKSLFFARTDIFAKKWISKDGSKQTFYPLTQTFRGNDYLPLTNKDVELHLRGKVQLASYLINSLNQSKYLVLEVLQKDIPTLLKTFSSINIEAIFEYTSYNSIFVWIFFEEYLDTKSVRTFAQYILKKSNITAKIFPTKDFATLGNFDEAVELPLHLVFRDSNKTVFFEPNTKEVYKDQWRLLQNINRVSKSIVLKYNDFEKVNTTDLMFEDIEFPLFKLEIKLYDYLYIPTLNLSRSFITKLKSFASFDNPQIKVLLSLRKPLYNTPKVIKNFEEDENYLKLPRGLLYKISKYFEENQVAFKIDDKTYFEAVETKKVLYELREEQKEAISKIFKKRFSICVAPPGFGKTLLGAKMFEQRACSTLIIVNKNMLLDQWRDRFVEYFDYKKTDIGYLGKSKNKLNGKIDVATMQSLKNIPDIINNYSFVIVDECHHIPAVTFEQIVKQFFGKYILGLSATPKRKDGLDPILFQQLGDISYEYKKKKTFNNKLEIIRTDFVSEADNYATLINELCVDEKRNNLIIHQIKLHQKRKILILTDRIEHINALERLLEKEELDYVSIHGSMTKKEQSEKIKLIEEKSLILATTSYFGEGIDFPHLNTIIFATPISYYGRLIQYLGRIGRGNQECLAIDFLDNKNAMLNSAYKKRLEGYKQMHYL; this is translated from the coding sequence ATGAATCATAAAAAAATAGAAGAAAGATTAAAAGAACTTTATGAACAAAAAATAGCTATAGAAGAAGAGATTAAGACTCTTGAAACTATAGTACAGCAAAATAGAAATAAAAATCTTACTAAAGATGAAAAAATAGAGCTTTTTAAATCTCTGTTTTTTGCAAGAACAGATATTTTTGCAAAAAAATGGATTAGTAAAGATGGCTCAAAACAAACCTTTTATCCCTTAACTCAAACTTTTAGAGGTAATGATTATTTACCTCTAACAAACAAAGATGTAGAACTACATTTAAGAGGTAAAGTTCAGCTTGCCTCATATTTAATTAACTCTTTAAATCAAAGTAAATATTTAGTTTTAGAAGTTTTACAAAAAGATATTCCCACCTTACTTAAAACTTTTTCTTCTATAAATATTGAGGCTATTTTTGAATATACTTCATATAACTCAATTTTTGTTTGGATATTTTTTGAAGAGTATCTTGATACAAAAAGTGTAAGAACTTTTGCTCAATATATTTTAAAAAAATCAAATATCACAGCTAAGATATTTCCCACAAAAGATTTTGCAACTTTAGGAAATTTTGATGAAGCAGTTGAATTACCTCTTCATTTAGTATTTAGAGACTCTAATAAAACTGTATTTTTTGAACCAAATACAAAAGAGGTATATAAAGACCAATGGAGGCTTTTACAAAATATTAATAGAGTTTCTAAGAGCATAGTTTTAAAATATAATGATTTTGAAAAAGTAAATACAACTGACTTAATGTTTGAAGATATAGAGTTTCCTCTTTTTAAGTTAGAGATAAAACTTTACGATTATTTGTATATTCCGACTTTGAACTTATCAAGAAGTTTTATAACTAAGTTAAAATCCTTTGCCTCTTTTGATAACCCTCAAATAAAAGTTTTATTAAGTCTTAGAAAACCTTTATATAATACTCCAAAAGTGATAAAGAATTTTGAAGAAGATGAAAACTATTTAAAACTACCAAGGGGTTTATTATATAAAATTTCAAAATATTTTGAAGAGAATCAAGTTGCTTTTAAAATAGATGATAAAACTTATTTTGAAGCAGTTGAGACAAAAAAAGTTTTATATGAATTAAGGGAAGAACAAAAAGAGGCTATTTCTAAAATCTTTAAAAAGAGATTTTCTATTTGTGTTGCTCCTCCTGGTTTTGGTAAAACTCTTCTTGGTGCAAAAATGTTTGAGCAACGAGCTTGTTCTACTTTGATTATTGTAAATAAGAATATGCTTTTAGACCAGTGGAGAGATAGGTTTGTTGAATATTTTGATTATAAAAAAACAGATATCGGTTATTTGGGAAAAAGTAAAAATAAATTAAATGGAAAAATAGATGTTGCTACAATGCAGAGTCTAAAAAACATACCAGATATCATAAATAACTACTCATTTGTAATAGTTGATGAGTGTCACCATATTCCAGCAGTTACTTTTGAACAAATAGTTAAACAGTTTTTCGGAAAATATATCTTAGGACTTAGTGCAACACCAAAAAGAAAAGATGGATTAGACCCTATTTTATTCCAACAATTAGGGGATATTTCTTATGAGTATAAAAAGAAAAAAACTTTTAATAATAAATTAGAGATAATACGAACTGACTTTGTTAGTGAAGCTGATAACTATGCAACACTCATAAATGAGTTGTGTGTAGATGAAAAAAGAAATAATTTAATTATTCATCAAATAAAGCTTCATCAAAAAAGAAAGATTTTAATTTTAACTGATAGAATTGAACATATCAACGCTTTAGAACGGCTGTTAGAAAAAGAAGAGCTTGATTATGTTTCTATTCATGGAAGTATGACTAAAAAAGAACAAAGCGAAAAGATTAAACTAATTGAAGAAAAAAGTTTAATTTTAGCAACTACTTCATATTTTGGTGAAGGAATAGATTTCCCTCATTTAAATACGATTATATTTGCTACTCCAATCTCCTATTATGGAAGATTGATTCAATATTTAGGAAGAATTGGAAGAGGAAATCAAGAGTGTTTAGCAATTGATTTTCTAGATAACAAAAATGCTATGCTTAATTCAGCTTATAAAAAAAGGCTTGAAGGGTATAAGCAAATGCACTATTTATAA
- a CDS encoding bactofilin family protein produces MGIFGKANKRAAQNGATVIAHGTCIIGGITTEGTVHIDGKFEGVILEADVISIGKTGEVIGDIKANNLIVSGLLDGKIDCNEVQILSTGKVIGNMKYNELSIEEDGKFEGHGVRKGSKLKSRYDEIENKLNNIIITPSHQIEHES; encoded by the coding sequence GTGGGAATCTTTGGTAAGGCTAATAAGCGAGCAGCACAAAATGGTGCTACAGTAATTGCCCATGGAACTTGTATTATAGGTGGAATTACTACTGAAGGTACAGTTCATATCGATGGAAAATTTGAAGGTGTTATTTTAGAAGCTGATGTTATTTCAATTGGTAAAACAGGAGAAGTAATAGGTGATATTAAAGCAAATAACTTAATTGTTAGTGGTCTTTTAGATGGCAAAATTGATTGTAATGAAGTACAAATTCTTTCAACTGGAAAAGTTATTGGAAATATGAAATACAATGAATTAAGCATTGAAGAAGATGGTAAGTTTGAAGGGCATGGTGTTAGAAAAGGCTCAAAACTAAAAAGTAGATATGATGAAATTGAGAATAAACTTAATAATATCATAATTACACCGTCTCACCAAATTGAGCATGAATCATAA
- a CDS encoding M23 family metallopeptidase, whose protein sequence is MKNRLIITVTDVHGTRAFNVHQIAKKLIVFIILFVILIIGGGSWFINNLSDRIETIKIQKEKELDKKEQEIELKESEINSLNEKEQKLQAQNKFYSMQIKSKVEDIDALSSKLDDIEAMIGLKDEKIEQLTKETLDSISDNTKYFTLLTIPNGSPIQNTRVTSAYGYRIHPITRKKKFHRGIDLEAKMRTPIKATANGVVVYVRSKDRGDFGRVVKLQHSFGFMTIYAHLNQTDVKLGDVIRKGQVVGLSGNSGRSNGPHLHYEVRYGGKILDPKDFIKWNFKNYDKIFTKQRRVKWESLVRLISEQHKMVLQ, encoded by the coding sequence ATGAAGAATAGATTAATTATTACTGTTACTGATGTTCATGGAACTAGAGCGTTTAATGTCCATCAAATTGCTAAAAAACTTATTGTATTTATTATTCTTTTTGTAATACTTATTATTGGTGGTGGTTCTTGGTTTATCAATAATCTAAGTGATAGAATCGAAACAATAAAAATACAAAAAGAGAAAGAGTTAGATAAAAAAGAGCAAGAAATAGAATTAAAAGAGAGTGAAATTAACTCTTTAAATGAAAAAGAGCAGAAACTTCAAGCTCAAAATAAATTTTATTCAATGCAAATTAAAAGTAAAGTTGAAGATATTGATGCACTTAGTTCAAAGCTTGACGATATTGAAGCTATGATTGGACTAAAAGATGAAAAGATTGAACAACTTACAAAAGAGACTTTAGACTCTATTAGTGATAATACAAAATATTTTACACTTTTAACTATACCAAATGGAAGTCCTATTCAAAATACAAGAGTTACATCTGCTTATGGATATAGAATACATCCTATTACTAGAAAAAAGAAATTTCATAGAGGGATTGACTTAGAAGCTAAAATGAGAACACCTATTAAAGCAACTGCAAATGGAGTTGTAGTTTATGTTAGGTCAAAAGATAGAGGCGATTTTGGTAGGGTTGTGAAATTACAACATAGTTTTGGATTTATGACAATCTATGCTCATTTAAATCAAACAGATGTAAAACTTGGAGATGTAATTAGAAAAGGTCAAGTTGTTGGTTTAAGTGGGAATAGTGGTCGAAGTAATGGTCCACATCTACACTATGAAGTAAGATATGGTGGAAAAATTTTAGATCCAAAAGACTTTATAAAGTGGAATTTTAAAAATTATGATAAAATCTTTACTAAACAAAGGAGAGTTAAGTGGGAATCTTTGGTAAGGCTAATAAGCGAGCAGCACAAAATGGTGCTACAGTAA
- a CDS encoding bifunctional folylpolyglutamate synthase/dihydrofolate synthase: MLIDFKTASLTEVLEHKTMYYEKIDFSIVQKSWEILSSSLSLPFVIHIVGTNGKGSTGRFLSHYLHKKGFKTLHYSSPHILKFNERIWINGKDSSDEELEKASKKLQEFLPLSLLEKLTYFEYTTLLALVLSSNLDYLVLEAGLGGEFDATNVVKNDLSLITTIGLDHQSFLGNTIEEIARTKMRSVDTKMLIGYQVSNKVYETALKVKEELKKEFGKEIVIQTVKEFDKYDLDEKFASYLKLNLHLVIEVLEELDIEIDTKIFNDVKLSGRCERIKDNITIDVGHNPLAATVLAREFNNKKVHLIYNSYKDKDYAEVLRILKPIITQITILELDDNRIVDKNNLLEICHNLNIIVNSLEKIDPKEEYLVFGSFLVVEKFLRNMELNEE; encoded by the coding sequence ATGCTAATTGATTTTAAAACTGCCTCTTTAACAGAGGTATTAGAACATAAGACTATGTACTATGAGAAAATAGATTTCTCAATAGTACAAAAGTCTTGGGAAATTCTATCTTCTTCTTTATCTCTTCCCTTTGTAATTCATATTGTAGGAACAAATGGAAAAGGAAGTACAGGAAGATTTTTATCTCATTATTTACATAAAAAAGGTTTTAAAACCTTACATTACTCTTCTCCTCATATTTTAAAATTCAATGAAAGAATTTGGATAAATGGAAAAGATAGTTCAGATGAAGAACTAGAAAAAGCTAGTAAAAAACTACAAGAATTTTTACCTCTTTCTTTATTAGAAAAGCTTACTTATTTTGAATATACAACACTTTTAGCACTGGTTTTAAGCTCAAATCTTGATTATTTGGTTTTAGAAGCTGGGCTTGGTGGAGAGTTTGATGCTACAAATGTTGTGAAAAATGATTTATCTTTAATCACAACTATTGGTTTAGACCATCAAAGTTTTTTAGGTAATACAATAGAAGAGATCGCAAGAACAAAAATGCGTTCTGTAGATACAAAAATGCTTATTGGTTATCAAGTTTCTAATAAGGTTTATGAAACAGCTTTAAAAGTAAAAGAAGAACTTAAAAAAGAGTTTGGAAAAGAAATAGTTATACAAACTGTAAAAGAGTTTGATAAATATGATTTAGATGAGAAGTTTGCTTCTTATTTAAAACTAAATTTACATTTAGTTATTGAAGTTTTAGAAGAGCTTGATATTGAAATTGATACAAAAATCTTCAATGATGTAAAACTTTCAGGAAGATGTGAAAGAATCAAAGATAATATAACTATTGATGTAGGTCACAATCCCCTTGCTGCAACAGTTTTAGCTAGAGAATTTAATAATAAAAAAGTGCATTTAATATATAATTCTTATAAAGATAAGGATTATGCTGAAGTTTTAAGGATTTTAAAACCCATTATTACACAAATAACTATTCTTGAACTTGATGATAATAGAATAGTAGATAAAAATAATTTATTAGAAATTTGCCATAATTTAAATATAATAGTAAATTCTTTAGAAAAAATTGACCCAAAAGAAGAGTATTTAGTTTTTGGTTCATTTTTAGTTGTTGAAAAATTTTTAAGAAATATGGAATTAAATGAAGAATAG
- the lptE gene encoding LPS assembly lipoprotein LptE, with amino-acid sequence MKNGLLVLLVVFLFTACGYKPSSHYAKRQLEGSIFVNLIINLEDPRNAVIIKDAMHELIVHRLDSNLVFDKKLADTILDVKLNSVGMQELQDDEDGYNNLYRAVVTILVAYHKDGAKKSFTVSGDYEFSINKGSTITDSKRFEAIRNAATKALEEVISKLAVQSFEKKK; translated from the coding sequence ATGAAAAATGGTCTATTAGTATTATTAGTTGTGTTTTTGTTTACTGCTTGTGGTTATAAACCTTCAAGTCACTATGCAAAAAGGCAATTAGAAGGTTCTATTTTTGTTAATTTAATTATTAACTTAGAAGACCCAAGAAATGCCGTAATTATTAAAGATGCAATGCATGAATTAATAGTACATAGATTAGATTCAAATCTTGTATTTGATAAAAAACTAGCTGATACTATTCTTGATGTAAAACTTAACTCTGTAGGAATGCAAGAGTTACAAGATGATGAAGATGGTTATAATAACTTATATAGAGCGGTTGTAACTATTTTAGTAGCATATCATAAAGATGGAGCTAAAAAGTCATTTACAGTAAGTGGTGATTATGAATTCTCAATTAATAAAGGTTCAACTATCACAGATTCAAAAAGATTTGAAGCAATTAGAAATGCTGCTACAAAAGCTTTAGAAGAGGTTATTTCTAAATTAGCTGTTCAATCTTTTGAAAAAAAGAAATAG
- the leuS gene encoding leucine--tRNA ligase has protein sequence MEYSPKSIESKWQNFWVENKSFEPSDDYKKEKKYILSMFPYPSGRIHMGHVRNYCLGDAIARFFRKSDFNVLHPIGWDSFGMPAENAAIKHKLHPKKWTYENIDYMRDELKALGLSFSEQREFATSDELYTKWEQEFIIKMFETGLLYRKSTTVNWCEPCHTVLANEQVEEGCCWRCDTPVQQKEMPGYYVGITKYAQELLDDLKTLEGQWPSQVLTMQENWIGRSEGLEFNMLLSKQSKYKLDNQFSSYQVFTTRPDTIYGISYSALAPEHPIVKYIVENNLLPESKINAIKAMQKVSERDRATMPKEGVSLEIDVIHPLTGESIPVWVANFVLASYGGGAVMAVPAHDQRDFEFAKQYNLPIKQVIVGKDGVLSNQTEAYTDEGELINSESFTGLKNSKAKKAIIYHFEQNSLGKKQINFKLRDWGVSRQRYWGAPIPFVHCDDCGLVPEKIENLPIALPEDVEITGEGNPLDTHPTWKHTSCPSCGKPAIRETDTLDTFVQSSWYFLRYATNNKKWEKEGISKKDSDYWMDVDQYIGGIEHAILHLLYARFFTKVLNDLGYTNSREPFKKLLTQGMVLKDGAKMSKSKGNVVDPDSIVEKYGADTARMFILFAAPPTKELEWNDSAVEGSFKFIKKFYERSVNVTENSAANFKNIDHSSLSKEEKEARRKVYEALQKADDVFNKTYTFNTLIAASMEAMNALQAQTNELVWAEGYYILTNILEPVIPHTCWDLADSLFKRENFSSKIEVKEEVFTLDSIILAITINGKKRAELEVAPSATKEEILAEAKTLAAKWLDGKELIKEIVVPNKLVNLVIKG, from the coding sequence ATGGAATATAGTCCAAAGAGTATTGAGTCAAAGTGGCAAAACTTCTGGGTTGAAAACAAATCTTTTGAGCCTAGTGATGATTATAAAAAAGAAAAAAAATATATTTTAAGTATGTTCCCATATCCAAGTGGTAGAATTCACATGGGACACGTTAGAAACTACTGTTTAGGTGATGCAATCGCAAGATTTTTTAGAAAATCTGATTTTAATGTTTTACATCCAATTGGATGGGATAGTTTTGGTATGCCAGCAGAAAATGCAGCTATCAAACACAAACTTCACCCTAAAAAATGGACTTATGAAAATATTGACTATATGAGAGATGAGCTGAAAGCTTTAGGACTATCTTTTTCTGAACAAAGAGAGTTCGCAACTTCTGATGAACTTTATACAAAATGGGAACAAGAATTCATTATCAAAATGTTTGAAACAGGTTTACTTTATAGAAAATCTACAACAGTAAACTGGTGTGAACCATGTCATACAGTATTAGCAAATGAGCAAGTAGAAGAGGGTTGTTGTTGGAGATGTGATACTCCTGTTCAACAAAAAGAGATGCCAGGATATTATGTAGGTATTACAAAATATGCTCAAGAATTATTAGATGATTTAAAAACTTTAGAAGGGCAATGGCCATCACAAGTTTTAACTATGCAAGAGAACTGGATTGGTAGAAGTGAAGGTTTAGAGTTTAATATGCTTTTATCAAAGCAATCAAAATATAAATTAGATAATCAATTCTCTTCATATCAAGTATTTACAACAAGACCAGATACAATTTATGGAATCTCTTATTCAGCTTTAGCTCCTGAGCATCCAATTGTTAAGTATATTGTTGAAAACAATCTTTTACCAGAAAGTAAAATCAATGCTATTAAAGCAATGCAAAAAGTGAGTGAAAGAGATAGAGCAACTATGCCAAAAGAGGGTGTATCTTTAGAGATTGATGTAATTCATCCACTTACTGGTGAGTCTATTCCTGTATGGGTTGCAAATTTTGTACTTGCTTCTTATGGTGGTGGTGCAGTTATGGCAGTGCCAGCACATGACCAAAGAGACTTTGAGTTTGCAAAACAGTATAACTTACCAATCAAACAAGTAATTGTTGGAAAAGATGGTGTTTTATCTAATCAAACTGAAGCATATACAGATGAGGGTGAGTTAATCAACTCTGAAAGTTTTACAGGTCTTAAAAACAGTAAAGCAAAAAAAGCTATTATTTATCATTTTGAGCAAAACTCTCTTGGTAAAAAACAAATCAATTTTAAATTAAGAGATTGGGGAGTTTCAAGACAGAGATATTGGGGAGCACCAATTCCATTTGTACATTGTGATGATTGTGGATTAGTTCCTGAAAAGATTGAAAATCTTCCTATTGCACTTCCTGAAGATGTAGAAATTACAGGTGAGGGTAACCCACTTGATACGCATCCAACATGGAAACATACTTCTTGTCCTTCTTGTGGTAAGCCAGCAATTAGAGAGACTGATACTTTAGATACTTTTGTCCAATCTTCTTGGTACTTTCTAAGATATGCAACAAACAACAAAAAGTGGGAAAAAGAAGGAATCTCTAAAAAAGATTCTGATTATTGGATGGATGTTGACCAATATATTGGTGGCATTGAACACGCTATTTTACACTTACTTTATGCAAGATTTTTTACAAAAGTATTAAATGATTTAGGATATACAAACTCAAGAGAGCCATTTAAAAAGTTACTTACTCAAGGTATGGTACTTAAAGATGGTGCAAAAATGTCTAAATCTAAAGGTAATGTAGTAGATCCTGATTCTATTGTTGAAAAGTATGGAGCTGATACAGCTAGAATGTTTATTCTATTTGCTGCACCTCCAACAAAAGAGTTAGAGTGGAATGATTCAGCAGTTGAAGGTTCATTTAAATTTATTAAAAAATTCTATGAAAGATCAGTAAATGTTACTGAGAATTCAGCTGCTAACTTTAAAAATATTGACCATTCATCTTTATCAAAAGAGGAAAAAGAAGCTAGAAGAAAAGTATATGAAGCTTTACAAAAAGCAGATGATGTATTCAATAAAACATATACGTTTAATACTTTAATTGCAGCTTCAATGGAAGCTATGAATGCACTTCAAGCACAAACAAATGAGCTTGTATGGGCAGAAGGTTATTATATTTTAACAAATATCTTAGAGCCAGTAATTCCTCATACTTGTTGGGATTTAGCTGATAGCTTATTTAAAAGAGAAAATTTCTCTTCAAAAATTGAAGTTAAAGAAGAGGTATTTACTTTAGATTCAATTATTTTAGCTATTACAATTAATGGTAAAAAAAGAGCAGAACTTGAAGTAGCTCCAAGTGCAACAAAAGAAGAGATTTTAGCAGAAGCAAAAACTCTTGCAGCTAAATGGCTTGATGGTAAAGAGTTAATCAAAGAGATTGTTGTACCAAATAAGTTAGTTAACTTAGTTATTAAGGGTTAA
- a CDS encoding DUF6394 family protein, with translation MDWGKVTYIFFSLMSLTTTAGFLYEPNAVALFLAAGVNVISTILKIGVKNLLAAELLASSLVADLHLIPAFMVLTFIGDEPMAIALAIGAVVANLFSIALALIESAKSQDKEDY, from the coding sequence ATGGATTGGGGTAAAGTAACCTATATATTCTTTTCATTAATGTCGTTAACAACTACAGCAGGTTTTCTATATGAGCCAAATGCAGTAGCCCTCTTCCTCGCAGCAGGTGTTAATGTTATTTCAACAATTTTAAAAATAGGTGTTAAAAATCTTTTAGCAGCAGAATTATTAGCAAGTTCTTTAGTTGCAGATTTACACTTAATTCCAGCATTTATGGTGTTAACTTTTATAGGTGACGAACCGATGGCAATAGCCTTAGCAATTGGAGCTGTTGTTGCAAATCTTTTCTCAATAGCATTAGCTTTAATTGAGAGTGCAAAAAGTCAAGATAAGGAAGATTATTAA
- the secF gene encoding protein translocase subunit SecF, with amino-acid sequence MEIFKGNKIHDFMGKRIPFLGLSAVLVIASIVILFTKGLNFGIDFAGGTLVQVQYEHKAPIDKIRKVLNATEYKGSSITKFGSEEEVVIRISGVSSNLTNDIGDEMHKLLDSTGKFEIRRVDMVGPKVGGELREKGIMALSLSLIIILIYVSYRFEWRFAVASILALAHDVIIALGAISLVGVEVNLDILAAILTILGYSLNDTIIVFDRIREGVQTSKESALNSVVNNSVSRTLSRTTLTSLTTFFVVVTLYFFGGEIINGFAFTLLVGIIVGTYSSIFIAASFLVQLRFSIENFRAKEAEKVKRQKEKEKLRAMYEKGTV; translated from the coding sequence ATGGAAATATTCAAAGGTAATAAAATTCATGATTTTATGGGTAAAAGAATCCCATTTTTAGGTCTTTCAGCTGTTTTAGTTATTGCTTCTATTGTAATACTTTTTACAAAAGGTTTAAACTTTGGTATTGATTTTGCTGGTGGAACTTTAGTACAAGTTCAATATGAGCATAAAGCACCAATTGATAAAATCAGAAAAGTATTAAACGCAACAGAGTATAAAGGTTCTTCTATTACTAAATTTGGTAGTGAAGAGGAAGTAGTTATTAGAATCTCAGGAGTATCATCAAACTTAACAAATGATATTGGTGATGAGATGCATAAATTACTTGATTCTACTGGTAAATTTGAAATCAGAAGAGTTGATATGGTTGGACCAAAAGTTGGTGGAGAGCTTAGAGAAAAAGGTATTATGGCCTTATCTTTATCTCTTATAATTATTTTAATTTATGTATCATATAGATTTGAATGGAGATTTGCCGTTGCTTCTATCTTAGCTCTTGCACATGACGTTATTATTGCACTTGGGGCAATATCACTTGTAGGTGTAGAGGTAAACTTAGATATTCTAGCTGCAATTCTTACAATCTTAGGATACTCATTAAACGATACAATTATCGTATTTGATAGAATTAGAGAAGGTGTTCAAACCTCTAAAGAGTCTGCACTTAATAGTGTAGTAAATAACTCTGTATCAAGAACACTTTCAAGAACAACTCTTACATCATTAACAACATTCTTTGTTGTTGTGACACTATATTTCTTTGGTGGAGAGATTATCAATGGATTTGCCTTTACATTACTTGTAGGTATTATTGTTGGTACATATTCATCTATCTTTATCGCTGCTTCATTCTTAGTACAGCTTAGATTCTCTATTGAGAACTTTAGAGCTAAAGAGGCTGAGAAAGTTAAGAGGCAGAAAGAGAAGGAAAAACTGCGTGCGATGTATGAAAAAGGAACTGTTTAG